The nucleotide window GATCCCGCAGCGATTCGCCCATGCCGATAATTCCGCCACAGCAGAGCGTCACGCCCGCCTGACGAACCCTCTGAAGCGTTTCCAAACGCTCCTGATAGGTGCGAGTCGTGATGATGTTGTCGTAGTGCTCCGGGCTGGTGTCGAGGTTGTGGTTGTAGGCCGTGAGCCCAGCCTCCGCCAGTCGCTGAGCCTGCATGTCAGTGAGCATGCCCGCGGTCACGCAGGCCTCGAGGCCAAGCTCCCGTACACCACGCACCATGGCCAGCATCGATTCGAATGCAGGCCCCTCACGTATCTCACGCCAAGCCCATCCCATACAAAAGCGATCCGCACCGGCCTCGGCGGCCACACGGGCCCTGTCCAGAACCGCCCTCACCTCAAGATCCGGCTGACCGGTGACATCACTGCTGTGATGCATCGACTGAGGGCAGTACGCACAGTCCTCCTCGCAGCCTCCGGTCTTGACGCTGAGCAGTGAAGCCAGTTGCACTCTGTAGCCGGGATTGGCGGCCCTGTGGACACCCTGAGCACTCCAAAGAAGATCCATCAAAGGGCTCTGGAGAAGGTCTTCAATCTCCCCCAGAGTCCAGTCATGGCGTTGATCTACCTGTTCGCTCATCGCACCAGCCACGTGTCCTGCAGTGATCAGGATCCCAGAGCATCCGGCGTGACCCCGTCAAGGCCACCAAAGCGCCGGCAACGACTCTGGTAGTCGAGCAGAGCGGAGAACAGCGCATCGGCACCGAAATCCGGCCAGAACACGTCGGTGACATGAATCTCCGCATAGGCCAGTTGCCAGAGCAGGAAGTTGCTGATCCTCCGCTCTCCGCTCGTGCGGATGAGAAGGTCCGGATCGAGCTCTCCAACGGTGTAAAGCTCTGCGGCCAGTGTGTTCTCATCGATCTGGGAAACCTCAAGTTCCCCAAGGGCTACCCGCTCAGCGAGGCGTCGTGACGCTCTGACCAACTCCCGGCGTCCGCCGTAGTTGGTACAAACATTGAAATGGATGCCACGGTTGTCGGCAGTTCGCCTCATGGCATCAGCGATCAGCGTCTGCAGTCGCAATGGGAGATCTTCCAGATCACCGAGAAACCTGATTCGAACCTGCTCTGATTCCAGAGCATGGAGTTCCCGCTGCAGCACCCGTTCGAACAGGGTCATCAAGAAATTCACCTCCTCTCCGGGGCGCGACCAGTTTTCCGTCGAAAACGCATAGGCCGTGAGGGCACGGATGCCCAAGTCGCTGCAGAGTCGGAGTGTGGACTTGAGTGCTTCGACACCTGCTCTGTGACCCATCACCCTGGGCAACCCTCGAGCTTTGGCCCAGCGTCCATTGCCATCCATGATCACCGCTAGGTGCCCAGGAAGCTTGGACAGATCCAGACCGTCGGGAATGCATCTGGAATGAACCTGATCGGCACTGGTGGCCAGTTGACGACTCAAGGCAAAGATTCCTGAGTTCCTGTCTTAACGCTACGTGGAGACGGAACTTTCATCGATGCCGATGAAACAGAAGCGGCAATTAATTCGGTGAGGAGGTCCTGAAGACGAGAACTCGTGATCGGGCGCTCGAGCCTTCCCTGGTTTGCCAACGAGAGGGTTCCAGACTCCTCGGATATCACCACGCAGATGCAGCGGTCGAAGCGTTCGGTGATTCCCAGTGCTGCCAGATGTCGGGTGCCGTAGCGACTGACCCCCTGCCTGGACAGAGGCAGGATCACACCAGCTGAAATGATGCGATTCCCCTTAATCACCACCGCACCATCGTGAAGAGGGGTATCGGAAGCGAACAGATTGAGAAGCAGCTCTTTACTGAGCTGCGCATCGACAGTCACACCAGGATTGAGAAAGTCCTCAGGCCTGAGATCACTGCCGAGATCAACCACGATCAGAGCCCCACGACGGCTCTTCGACAGGCGCCCAGCAGCCTCGGTGAGCTGAGCAACCGTGCTAGCAGTCGTTCTGAGTCGACTCTGTGGATTCCCAAGCAGCACTGCCAACCGGCCTGTGCCGAGAAGTTCCATCAACCTTCGCAGCTCACCCTGCCAGAGAATGGCCAGCGACAAAGAGCATGCCAAAACCAACGCATCAATGAACGTTGATGTGAGAGGGAGCTTCCCAGACCACTTGAAGAACCAGGCCAGAAAAACAAGAAAGAGATATCCTCTGAGCAACCAAAGAGTTCGCGGTTCCCTGACGCGAGAGAACAGCAAGAACCCGACCAATACTGCACAAAGGATGTCGAGAAGGCGCCACTGCACAACTGAAGCCCAGACAAGGTCGAACAGCTGGCGCCA belongs to Synechococcus sp. WH 7805 and includes:
- the bioB gene encoding biotin synthase BioB, which produces MSEQVDQRHDWTLGEIEDLLQSPLMDLLWSAQGVHRAANPGYRVQLASLLSVKTGGCEEDCAYCPQSMHHSSDVTGQPDLEVRAVLDRARVAAEAGADRFCMGWAWREIREGPAFESMLAMVRGVRELGLEACVTAGMLTDMQAQRLAEAGLTAYNHNLDTSPEHYDNIITTRTYQERLETLQRVRQAGVTLCCGGIIGMGESLRDRASMLQVLACLDPHPESVPINALVAVEGTPLEAQPSIDPLELVRMVAVARILMPHSRVRLSAGREQLNREAQILCLQAGADSIFYGDSLLTTSNPAVESDRALLAAAGVQASWQERSVA
- a CDS encoding isoprenyl transferase, yielding MSRQLATSADQVHSRCIPDGLDLSKLPGHLAVIMDGNGRWAKARGLPRVMGHRAGVEALKSTLRLCSDLGIRALTAYAFSTENWSRPGEEVNFLMTLFERVLQRELHALESEQVRIRFLGDLEDLPLRLQTLIADAMRRTADNRGIHFNVCTNYGGRRELVRASRRLAERVALGELEVSQIDENTLAAELYTVGELDPDLLIRTSGERRISNFLLWQLAYAEIHVTDVFWPDFGADALFSALLDYQSRCRRFGGLDGVTPDALGS
- the cdaA gene encoding diadenylate cyclase CdaA; the encoded protein is MNVLAVMQWRQLFDLVWASVVQWRLLDILCAVLVGFLLFSRVREPRTLWLLRGYLFLVFLAWFFKWSGKLPLTSTFIDALVLACSLSLAILWQGELRRLMELLGTGRLAVLLGNPQSRLRTTASTVAQLTEAAGRLSKSRRGALIVVDLGSDLRPEDFLNPGVTVDAQLSKELLLNLFASDTPLHDGAVVIKGNRIISAGVILPLSRQGVSRYGTRHLAALGITERFDRCICVVISEESGTLSLANQGRLERPITSSRLQDLLTELIAASVSSASMKVPSPRSVKTGTQESLP